A single genomic interval of Musa acuminata AAA Group cultivar baxijiao chromosome BXJ3-4, Cavendish_Baxijiao_AAA, whole genome shotgun sequence harbors:
- the LOC108952563 gene encoding peroxidase 60-like, whose protein sequence is MAAALAVATVALLCLTVVPSHAALQVGFYSGKCNGTDVEATIKSIVAARFARDRSIVPALLRLQFHDCFVRGCDASILLDGSGTEKTARPNLSVRGYDLIDQAKAALESKCAGVVSCADIIVVATRDAVVLGGGTQYTYAVQTGRRDGNISLASDATRNLPGDSFSASQAIAAFRAKGLSASDMVLLLGGHTVGLTHCSFILNRLYNYNGSGKPDPAMDPAFVVMLKSRCPQTSTVDNTVLLDHGTPTTVDNSYYKQLLARRGVLKVDQNIASDAATNATVRALAGGSSSFPALFGGAMVRMGGIQVLTGTQGQIRKSCRVVKK, encoded by the exons ATGGCCGCAGCGCTCGCTGTCGCCACCGTCGCGCTACTGTGCCTCACCGTCGTCCCCAGCCACGCCGCGCTGCAGGTCGGCTTCTACAGTGGAAAGTGCAACGGCACCGACGTCGAGGCCACCATCAAAAGCATCGTCGCCGCCCGTTTCGCTCGGGACCGCTCCATCGTCCCCGCCCTCCTCCGCCTGCAGTTCCATGACTGCTTCGTCAGG gGATGCGACGCATCGATACTGTTGGATGGGAGTGGAACCGAGAAGACGGCACGCCCCAACCTAAGCGTGAGAGGGTACGACCTCATCGACCAGGCCAAGGCAGCACTGGAAAGCAAATGCGCCGGCGTTGTTTCCTGCGCTGATATCATCGTCGTCGCAACGAGGGATGCTGTCGTGCTG GGAGGTGGGACGCAGTATACGTATGCGGTTCAGACAGGGAGGAGGGATGGCAACATCTCGCTTGCGTCTGATGCCACCAGAAATCTGCCTGGGGATTCCTTCTCGGCCTCCCAAGCGATTGCGGCGTTCCGGGCGAAAGGGCTCAGCGCTTCGGACATGGTGTTACTTCTAG GAGGACATACCGTTGGGCTCACGCACTGCTCCTTCATCCTTAATCGTCTCTACAACTACAATGGGTCGGGGAAACCAGACCCGGCCATGGATCCCGCGTTTGTGGTCATGCTGAAGTCGAGGTGCCCGCAGACGTCGACGGTTGACAACACCGTCCTCCTCGACCACGGCACTCCCACTACCGTGGACAACAGCTACTACAAGCAGCTCCTGGCGAGAAGGGGCGTGCTCAAAGTGGATCAGAACATAGCGTCGGACGCGGCGACCAACGCCACGGTGAGGGCGCTGGCCGGCGGCAGCTCGAGCTTCCCGGCTCTGTTCGGGGGTGCCATGGTGAGGATGGGCGGCATCCAGGTGCTCACTGGGACGCAGGGCCAGATCCGGAAGTCGTGCAGGGTCGTCAAGAAATGA